The DNA segment CGTTAATATTAACAGATCTCTGGACTTAGCGTTAGAAATGGAAAGGTATTAGTCCCAAAATAGTCATGATTAATCTCAACACAAGAAATCTTTTAATGGCTTATATTGTTGATATTCTGATATGTTATGGTAGCCAGCTGAATGTACATGGTCTTTTCCTGAATTCATattcattatatatatcatatttcagtgttgaataaaaaataaaataaaattgtaCTTGAACATGTTCAGAGATATTGTTCATAATTGTTTGGGCGTATTACCTTGAGCTTATTGTAGCCCAGTTATGCACATCGCCTTTTTGTTTTAGTATAGTTAGAGGATAGTTATAATGAACAGTAAGGGAATGAAAGAGCTCTCGTTTAGTCATgctttacttttgttgtttccatggttacagttGTCCAAGAGAGCTGAGAGGAGGGAGGAGGCACAGAAAGGACTGGAGAAAGCTGAAGAAGCTGGTTAGTGCATCTCCTGCTTGCTAGGGGCAATATGTCCGCTGCTTATCCACTTTTGGAAATTCTAGGTCTTGGTACCTCCTGCTGGACGAACTGTTAaagcttgtcatgctgaattccccacatggggacaatgtgtgaaacccatttctggtgtccctccagGGACTGGCAAAGACAAccttgacaatgggccattttcaggattattagccattttctgaatttagagtgggccactgcccttgtatcaacaGTAAACTTGAAAATTTTAGTGggccattttttattctaatgtgcgAAATGGtacatggcccctgcctttcccaatccctgtccCTCtgtcataatattgctggaatattgcaaaaaacagCATAGAACACTACCTTATCATTACCTAGTTAGAATGTCTAGCAATCCAAGCTTACTAACTGTACACAGAAGTACATGGCATTCTCCCCACTTCAGCATGGATTCAGAGAATAGCCTGAAGGCTTGAAGAAATTTCACACAAGGTTTGCATTTTTGAGATTGTTCGTTTGCTGTTAAActccacacttagcaatatttcagctgtgtgATGGTCTGTAcagaatcaagtctggactagataaTCCTTTGGTTGACATAATGAATGTCACAACCCAGATCTTACTGGCGAAAGTTTTGACAGACTTGATATTTGAAGAACAAGTTCCCTTCATTAGTTTGATTTTTCTAAACTTGCAGGTGATGAGGAAAACATTGATAAGTTTAACCGCCGCTTGGTGAAGGTCACGAAACAACACAATGAAGAATGTAAACAGCTCTTAAAACTGATGGGCATTCCATATGTGGAGGTATGTACACAAGTAATCTAGTTCATGCTGGTAGATCTGCTGTGCCTTAAGTCTGTTTGAAGAGGTACTTGTGACattgattgtttatttcagTTATAGTACTAAAGATCAAAATGAATACTCAGTAGTCACATATACAAAAAGGTAGAGCAAGCATTTCTGGGACATTATGGATCTCTGCCTACCTGCCAGGTACCtccatttgtgagtgagtgagtttagtttatgctgcaacattacagctatatggtggtgatctgtatataatcaagtcaagactagacaatacagtgatcaaacAGCATTGATCATTGATGTGTGCAGtttggaactgatgacgtgtcaatcaagtaagAGCCTGACCTCCCTGATCCTGATAGTCtccccttatgacaagcatggattactgaaggccagtattctaacctggaccttcagaGGTAACCCCCTTTTGTAGTGAATGTGTCAGCTCCTTGTACCCATGTCTGCTGTGTACTGGTCAGACTGCTGTATCTCGAAGGCTGTGTGTGTTCTTTATGTAGCTATCTGTTGTGCCTGTCTCTACCTGTTTGCTGTATATGTACACATCTTTACCGGACTGCTTTCTGTGTATCTACTCTAGTCTCTGAGTATCTGTACCTGTCTATTGTATCTCCCAGGCTCCGTGTGAGGCCGAGGCTCAGTGTGCTGCTCTGGCCAGAGCAGGGAAAGTGTTTGCTGCAGGGACAGAGGATATGGATGCCTTGACATTTGGGTCTAAAGTGTTGCTCAGACACCTCACATTCAGTGAGGCAAGGTCAGTGCCTCTCTTCTGACTTGTTTGCGATATGAAACTGGGGATTTACGTGCTAGCAGGTCATGTATTTCTATTTCTCTGAAAGCTAAGCTGTTCTAGTGACCTGAATCTGATCCATTGCAAACTAGGGGTTAATGACACAATGCAGCTGATGTAACTGTATGTAATATATACAGTTTCCGTTCAAGAAGCTTCAGTGTTCCATTCACGGTACAGCATGTGGTTAGCATGGAGGCAGCCAGTACAGTTATAGGCACAAGTGACACGATTTGTGTACTCCTGGTTTTAACTACAGTGCTAATATAGACATCTGTTAGACACTTAATATCATTACAACAAGTATTGATTCAATTCTTTTTCAggaaaatgccaatcaaagaaatTCATTTAGACAGAGTATTAGAAGAGCTGAGTCTGTCTCAAGATGAGGTGAGTGTCATTCTCATGAAATATTGATAGTGAGATATTTGAGACTGAATGGCCTTtttttgatgacattgtatCTAGTTGGGAAACAGACAAAAATCTCAGGCATTAGGGTGAATGATGTTCTGATCATCAGAAACAAATAGGTCCATATTTCCCctacaaaaaaaataatcatcCACCAGCATTTCCTCTCATTTTTGTGGACCTGTGTTTCCATGACAAgtatggtaaccatgtcagtgtcattgtatgtttcagtttattGACCTGTGTATTTTACTGGGCTGCGATTACTGTGACTCTATCCGAGGTATTGGCCCAAAGCGAGCTATTGAGCTGATCAAGCAGCATAGATCAATAGAGACCATCCTGGATCATCTAGATAAGAAGGTAAGCTCTGTATTTACATGATGTACACTGAACTATAAGTCTGATCCAGTATGTGGTATTGGTACAGTGTTGTCTCCCTTCCCATCCTATGATCCGCTGAATATAAGACTCAAATCACAATATCAAGATTCGCCCAACTCTTTGTGTCAGCATCATCCCTGTCCTTGttggttgtcatggttactTAGAATATGATAAATCACTGAAATGGTTGGGATTGAAATCAGCACATTAGTAATATTTTCTTGCAGCTGttaatatgatatttatattAATTTCTGTTCCCTCAGGAAACTGAGATTTTAAAGAACTAACTAAAAGCTTGTATACAAAGTTTCgtatattttctgtttgtagCCTTAAttccttttttttttcagaaatatactATCCCAGAAAATTGGATGTATAAGGTATGCCCTGTTCAAACAATCTTTCAGGACACAAAACATGATGCAGATTATTCTGAAAAtatgtaaactgtttcatttgttGAATGCATTTGGCAATGTATATATTACTAATATACAGATTAGTTGTAATGGGCAGACACTTGTGTAGTAATGTGCATGTCTCTCTTCATTGTGTTCCTGCAGACATCTAATGTGTACATATAGCATTGAGAAGTTGTGGATGGTGGTGTGTTGCAGGAGGCACGGGTACTCTTCCAGGAGCCAGAAATCACAGATCCAGAAAAACTAGATGTAGGTTGTCAGTCTTATGCTTCTTTGTCCAGGTCATGTCTGCACTTAAGGTGCTTAAAATGTCATTTCAAACTCATCTGTTTCTGAGtagatgtttgtgtttgttacaaGGTGTCTCATTAATTTGAGAAATAGCTTGACTTTCTGGTTTAAATCACCTCTTTTGATAAACAAACCCACAAATCTTGTAGTTCACAGCACAAATGATCTCTACCGAACAATGGCATACATATAGTAATTAATTGCATGACACATTTTAAGGTGAAATCCTTTAAGAGCAGTTAAAACATATGTCCTGAGCTAAAACGCCCAAAGACAAATACATACCTAAAATGAAccatatatatctatatttcTAGCAATAGAAAGCTAATTCACATGTAGTTGTGGCGCTGACATATTGCGGGTTTTCCGTGGGTTCCATGCATCATGATGTGTTCCTGTTTCAGCTGAAATGGAGTGAACCAGATGAGGAGGGTCTCCTGGAATTCATGGTGACCCAGAAGGGGTTCAAGTAAGATACCCTGTGTGCACTGACACCCTTCCCAGTGAACATATGTACAGTGAAACCCTGACAGTAAACCCTCGTACACTAAAACCATTGATAGTAAACCCTTGTACACTGAAACCCTTATGGTCTGTACCTAGTTAATCCATGTTTCCAttcaaatgaagaaaatacatataataGTTATGACTCTCCTTATGATTCAATGTAGCTAGGAATAGATTGTACTGTCAGGTTTCACCACAGTCTTGGATACTAATTCTGAGATCCATAAATATGATAAACATCCAGCTGTTGGAGACAAGTTTTAAGTAGTGTAGTCAGATGTTCAATATGCTGTATGTAAAATCCTAGTAGTCAGATGTGAACTTGCAAACCTTCTTCAAATTTCCTAAATGCTGTCTTCAGTAATGGGAATTGAAAAGCAGTATTTTAGAATTTGCcttcatcttcagcaaccatgcttgtgtgaggcaacccatgcttgtaatggGATTTATGCTGTAGCTTGCTGATTTGGTAATGTgagtcatcatatcccagatgCACTGATCAATGCTTAGAGTGTCAGCCAATGAATTGTCAAGGATTTTCAATGAAATGATGCCCGGGTGTCACAACCACAGAGTTGAAGGGCAGCACAATTTATAGCAGAATAGGGATATGTATACTTTCTTTCCTGATGCAAGTAATTGTCATAAGCGTATTTAATAACACTGCATTATTCATTtgaatagatggaatatatAGTGGTCTTTGTTTGGATATGGTGCTCCAGATGACAAATGTTGAGTTTTCAGTACTGAATCCTGTACTGTTATAAGTCCAAGGCATTAATGCCTATTCAACTCACAGTGGTCACTATGTCTTGTTCTCCCATGTGAAAAACTTTGACTAACTTTCTTGACTTGCAGTGAGGACAGGATGAAGAATGGCATCAAGAAGTTAGTGAAAGCAAAGCAAGGCACAACTCAAGGTCGGCTTGACACCTTCTTCAAAGTAATGTCATCCTCCTCCACCACACCCAAGAGAAAGGTACTACATACGTTTTACATATGTGAATTCAATACAATAAGGCCtcatttcttctttttcttcttttcgaTTCATATGATTAAAGAAAACCGAACATTTGTAGCCTGTAAACTCTACTAAAAACTTCCTGATAAATGTACCAGTAATGGAAATATGcaatgtaggtgtatggtttTAGGTGACGATCATCTATAGTACATATGTGGCATCTAACCcttttggaaatgtttgttatCTGAATCATTTAACTCAAGTAGTTTGTACCTCATACCTTCTCTGAAGCATTTTACTTGTAGACGTCTGTCAGTACTGATGTTGCATTTCTTCCTGCAGGCTGATGAGATGAAGGGAAGTTCCAAGAAGAAAGCTAAGGGAGGTGCATTCAAGAAGGGGCGATAGAGGCCATGTTTTACTGCCAAAGTTGTTTTTGAGAAAGTATCAGTGCTGAATTGAATGGACAAATAATAAGATGGGTCTTCATATGTATAAACAAAGGATTCTGTCACTGTTTTCTTCTACAGTTTGTCACGACTCAGCACAGTGTTTTTGTTCCTCTCTGGAGAAATTGTATGATAGTGTACAATACAAACATTGGACAAACTTGTGAATATATTGTTTAGTGTTTGGTAGTTGGCTCATAGTCCATGTTAATGATCATTAGGTTTGTCTGTGATCAAAATTAGTTCAATGAAATGTCAGCAAATAATTCAAAACCTATCAACAGTCTCAATTTGTGGCTGAGAGTGATTATTTTGGCATTTCGTAATAAACCAGATATGAACCCCTTCATGTCAGAATTACCTGAGTAAAGTTTTCTGTGACTGTTTATTGGTTGTATCTGTTAAAGTTGTTTTAGTATTTGTTGACAAAATGCACCATTGACATTGTTTAGTCTTTTAGTTACCTTATGTGAGTCCAGCTGGAGCTGTTCACGTATGTTCTGAGAAGTGTAACTTGTTGGAACAGAATGGCATTGCTTTAATGTACATAAAATTCTATACAgattcattttgtaaaataaactcTGAATGATAACTCTACATATTTGTCTGTATTTATATGGGATGATTTGAAATACTATCTCTTGTAAGAAGAAAATATTGAGAAAAAGGGTTTTGTTTCACGTTCATTGGTTCCTTTGGTTGTATGCGTACCTGATTAACCTACAGTCCTATAGATGCAGACTCATGTTGGGGATCAGAAGTCAAATTCACCATCCATTATTGGTGGACTTGTGATGAACGATTTTTGActataatttgaaatatatacattttgatgTTATCACCAATTTTAAAGGTTATTTCCCAGTTTTTACTCTAAttagtgtatatgtatgtattctgtttatttatacaacaaatatttgtCAGTAGTCTAATTATGTTTGCTATAGATCTAAAATTTATTCACAGACAGGTTATGGTAATATGAATACAGTGGACACAGCTTAAGGCTGTtgaacacatatttgtttttgacaatattcgcCAAATTTAATGGTTAGTTTACTAGATTGAAGTGTGTTATACTCAACATTAAACATCTGATTAATCGAAAGTATGTATTTtaaaacttatcctatctcactttatgcatctctcttcctcccttcgaccatgtgtggaaacgtgccgtcagctaagttgaatcaaatcttcctGGCCGTTGACCACCCGACCTCTGGCCCTGCCATagacacctgtcaatcatcttgCTTGTGCAGCCGTCTCAGCTGATCACATAACGACTTGTAGttgtcattctctttcttgtcgcaCCACAGTGTGGACACGTGTTGTCTCTGTGAAGATATAAGTTGGAATTGTGAATAAACATGGGTGGATCTAAAGAGAAGGTATCTAAGAAGCATAAACGTTGCAGTCAATGTAATAGAAACTTCTCAGCAGCAGACCCTCACAACTTATGTGTGGATTGCATAGGCATTTGTGTTGGGTCCAACAGATGTATGTATTGCGAAGGATTAGACAACGAGGAGTTTTCTCTGTATCTGCAGGTAGCTAATAGATGGTCGTCTGATGCCACCTGGTATGGTGGTTTTATCACAGCCACCACCTTCATTGCGTCCGGCGTCTATTGTGACGGTACCACAGTATTCATCGATTCGCCCGACTGATCCATTAACTCACAAACTCTCAAGGGCGATTCGGTCTACCACTCAAGGCCAAGATGTGGTTGCAGCTCAGCGGACTGAGTCCGATTTGGCGATTCACTTAAGTGGTCGGGGTGGAATCGCTTTGGCGTTTTCCCATCCACTTCACGCTCAAGCTTCGATTCACTCTGAAGTGATGTGCTCTCAACAACAGCTCGTTTGGATGCggcactcactcaaccactaaTGGTCGATCCGGCGATTCACTCTAAAGCGGCGCTTCCAATACCAACAGGGCAGTCTCGGTTCAGTGCTTCCTCAACCATATCATTCCAGTGCGGCGCTATATTCTGAAGCGCCACTCTCTCGACAGCAGTATGGGTTCGATGCAGCACTTATTCAGAGTGACTTCGGTTTGGTGTTTGATCACAGAGTGGTTATTTCCCATGTTGGTTCAAGTGCAGCGCTTAGTGCACATACAGTCAGCAGTGCGGTGGTTAGGAGTGTGCCTCTTGTGGCGATGGCTACTCCACATGTATTGACTGCAGCTGTCAGGGCAGCATTAGTAACTTGCTCTGTGGGTTACTCAGGCATGACTGGTTCATTAATTAGTGCTCCATAGGTTACATCAACGCCTTTATCAAGACCTACTTTGCCGGTCTAAAGGGCGCCGGTGCCGGAGAAGGTAAAATCTCAACCCATGGATTTTGATGCATTTGTGGTGCGCATAGCTATAACGATATGGCAGCAAGTGCCTGACACTTCTGTTACATTAGACTCTTCTTTACCGATTCACAACGCAGAAGATCCATGACGGTTTTAGCGCTCCCCGGTGAGTTGGTTCATTTAGACAGGACCAATCGTAAAGTCATGGCTCCACTCAACATGGTGCTAacaacaacagcatcagcaGGCGTATATCCAGGCAGCTATGGTCTTGGTGAACAGTTTAACATCATCCTGGATTTGCTTGTGTAGTTTTTCTCCTACATCACTGCTATGCATCGGAGGGGACCTCTGTAGCTATCTTCCTTGGAGGATAGGTTCCGAACAGATTTATCTCGCCAACCTTGGTCTGTTAGTTCACTTTTCAATGGGACTATTAGAGAAGTTCCTAACAAGGTCAGTCAAGGTGCGCATCTACAAGTTTCAGTTGAGCTCCTGAAGAGATTACAAGTGGAGGAATCTATGTGACAGCGGTGGCTGACCTGTTATGAGGCCACCAGCCCAGACTTGCGCTCAGGGACTGGATACTCTTTGGGGAAGAGGAAGCAGAGGTCGTGCCAATTGTCAGCATTGCTCCTCTGGCTCTCCGAGGCCATTGGGCATTTCCCGAGCAGTCCTCCAACAGGAAGTCGGATAAGCAGTGAGTGCATGACATCAGAGCATGACTTTGCATTTCCGCCCCCCCCTATCCAGTCTTCGCAATCATCAAGCCAGGGAATTACATGGTCAGTCTTGATCTGCAGGATGCATATCTGCACATCCTGATCTTCCCAGGTCATTGCAAGTTTCTTCGGTTTGTTTTCGAGGGCAACCACTATCAGTGGCGGGTGCTCCTGTTTGGAATTTCTTTGGCCCCGTGGCTATTCAGACGGGTCACGAAGCCAATCACCAGCTTTCTGCTGCTGCAAAGTGATAGTGTTCGAAGCGTACATCGATGATTGCATTCAAGCCCAGGCCGATTCTGCTCTTCTCCTGCATCACATGGAGTTCATGATGCAGCTACTTCACCAGTTAGGCTGGTTAGTGAATCGGCAGAAGTCGGAACTGATTCCTTCAACGCCTTCAGTTCAGTGGGGTGTATTTGACACAGAGGTCAGCTAACTGTTTGTTCTGAGGGAGCGATTCGGCAAGATGCAATGCTTAATTCCCCTTGTGTTAGCTCAACCCAGGACGCTCCGCCAGTGGCAGTAACTCTTGTGTCTGCTGTCGTCAGCTCAGGCTTTAACCCTCAGAGGTCAGCTTCAACTCCAGCCGTTGCAAGTGTTTCTAGTTCCACATATCAGGAGGAGCATTCCGTCTGCACTGATCATGCTACCCATGGAGCTTCACTCGCATCTACTGTGGTGGATGCAAGAGTTGAATGTTTCCGGCGGAGTTTGTTTAGAACCGTTTGTTCCGTCTCACCGTACAGGGATGCGTCTCGACACAGCAGGACAGTGATCTCTAGCAGACCGCGCATGTCACATCAATGCATTAGAGCTCAGGGCAGTAATCTTGGCCATCAGTCATTGGATGGGATCAACAGGGTCACCTCAACTTCTATGGTGAACGCAACAATTCTTCAACCTGGTGGACTCTCTCAAAATATCGGTAGGGGCCAATCATATTCTGGGGGTCAagaatgtcatcacagactCTCTGTCACATCCGAAGCGTCCATCCCCAACGGATTGGAAGTTGCGTCCAGAGGTGTTCAGGACTATTTGTCTTCATTGACGAAGCCGACAGTAGACCTATTTGCCACCAGATTCAACCATCAGCTGCACCTGTCCATTTCTCCAATCCTGGACCCGTTGGCTTGGAAACAGTATGATCTCGCAATTCCATGGGACAGTCTCAACGCATACGCGTTTCCAACAACAACTGTTGTTTCGTGTGTGCTTCTCAAGCTGCGTAGGACTTGGCAGATGATACTACTTTTGGTCGCACCCTTGTGGCCAGCGAGGAGTT comes from the Haliotis asinina isolate JCU_RB_2024 chromosome 12, JCU_Hal_asi_v2, whole genome shotgun sequence genome and includes:
- the LOC137257369 gene encoding flap endonuclease 1-like — translated: MFSIKYLRTLVISKSGNQFCTTALAMGIQGLSKLLGDCAPSSMKDNDIKNYFGRKVAIDASMSIYQFLIAVRSDGSQLMNEEGETTSHLMGMFYRTIRMVENGIKPVYVFDGKPPEMKSGELSKRAERREEAQKGLEKAEEAGDEENIDKFNRRLVKVTKQHNEECKQLLKLMGIPYVEAPCEAEAQCAALARAGKVFAAGTEDMDALTFGSKVLLRHLTFSEARKMPIKEIHLDRVLEELSLSQDEFIDLCILLGCDYCDSIRGIGPKRAIELIKQHRSIETILDHLDKKKYTIPENWMYKEARVLFQEPEITDPEKLDLKWSEPDEEGLLEFMVTQKGFNEDRMKNGIKKLVKAKQGTTQGRLDTFFKVMSSSSTTPKRKADEMKGSSKKKAKGGAFKKGR